The following coding sequences lie in one Corticium candelabrum chromosome 10, ooCorCand1.1, whole genome shotgun sequence genomic window:
- the LOC134185937 gene encoding ELMO domain-containing protein 2-like, whose protein sequence is MFGFLASFLYKCCWKRLLRLITGKCELVRICERFPLGTARTVEIERCLKSSKSEVLRRLIDSPDVDVHSSVQEVLDIKNIPAEKFSQFSQAFGVCLTQIVGTSKLLREVNSMKAEKYSESNPQHEKELLELWELLMPDRALTNRHSEQWKEIGFQGNNPATDFRGMGILGLRNLCYFAKKHTSVARQLVSHSNHPRLGYSFAVIGINLTSLLIDLLESRSLRVHFYNMAIGGDPNIDLFHEAYCYVFTEFDSYWREKRPENLLAFPRIRDELYTLLKTRLESDTKTSFVLDSS, encoded by the exons ATGTTTGGGTTTCTTGCTAGTTTTCTCTACAAATGTTGCTGGAAACGTTTGCTAAGATTGATTACAGGAAAGTGTGAACTTGTACGCATTTGTGAACGTTTTCCGTTAGGAACGGCCCGCACAGTCGAAATTG AGCGATGTCTCAAGTCGTCAAAATCAGAA GTGCTACGTCGATTGATAGACAGCCCGGATGTTGATGTTCATTCTTCAGTTCAGGAAGTGTTAGATATCAAGAACATTCCAGCTGAGAAATTCTCACA ATTTTCTCAAGCATTTGGAGTCTGTCTGACACAAATTGTTGGTACATCCAAGTTGCTACGTGAAGTGAATTCAATGAAAGCGGAGAAATATTCTGAGAGTAATCCTCAACATGAGAAAGAGCTGCTGGAG CTGTGGGAGCTCTTAATGCCTGACCGGGCACTAACTAATCGACACAGTGAGCAGTGGAAGGAAATCGGGTTTCAAGGAAACAACCCTGCAACCGACTTCAGAGGCATGG GAATTCTAGGACTGCGCAACTTGTG CTATTTTGCCAAAAAGCATACGTCAGTTGCAAGACAGTTGGTGTCTCATTCTAATCATCCAAGACTAGG GTATTCGTTTGCTGTGATTGGTATCAACTTGACTAGCCTTTTGATCGATCTTTTGGAGAGTCGTTCACTTCGAGTGCATTTTTACAACATGGCTATTGGTGGTGATCCAAACATCGATCTTTTTCATGAAGCATATT GTTATGTCTTCACTGAATTTGACAGCTATTGGAGAGAAAAGAGGCCCGAGAATCTTCTAGCATTTCCCCGTATTCGAGATGAGCTCTACACTCTGCTCAAGACTCGTTTGGAGTCAGATACAAAAACAAGTTTTGTATTAGATTCGTCATGA